GAATAAAGCACTCCTCATCGGTGATATGCTTAAGGATTTCCCAAACCCGCTCTGCCGAGACCACGATCTTCTTCTCCTGCGAATCCTCGTTCTGATGCTTCCACTCGGCGGTGAGATCCAGTCCTGTTCTCCGGATCGACGGCTGGTAGTGACCGCAACCGCCGTGGCCGGGCTTTTTGTTTGGATCCGGCTGCTGGTTCTCCTTGGTGAGATCCATGTCCTCGCCGCCCTCGCAAATCGTCTTGCCCTTGCACAGATCATAGACGTAGGCCAGGCGCTTACGCGGCTGTCCCCTAGACTTCATAACGATCTCCTTGATCTTTGGATTGTGTGGCGAGACCAACATTTTGGAGCAGTAGAAGCACACACATCGCAAAATCTTAATTGTCTTGGTGATGAAGCCGATGTGGAACACTGGTTTGGCCAGGTCGATGTGTCCAAAGTGACCGGGGCACTCGGTCATATTGCCGGCGCACGTCTGACAGCGCGACGTCCTGTCTATGACACCCTGGCGCGGATCCATCAATCCGCCCAGCTTTGGTCGTCCGCCCTCCATTGTCTCCGCAAACTGGACGCCACCCTCGGTGACGGACATGCGACGCTGCAAGCAGGAAAGAAGTAACACATGTGGATCAAATAAAGTCAAATTCTTAAAGTGCGTGTCATATTGATATGGCCAACAGGTGCTTGAAGGATCATagatagaatatatatatctgaATTCCCTTGTCTTGAACCCTTTAGATATACGCATCAATAACTTGATATTCGAAATAATAGATTCCAAGTTCCCAAAATCTAAGCAGGGTAtaattgtgttttattttgctaTGACTTGGAACTTTCCCAGGAAACTAATAACAAATATACAATTTCTTTACGTAATATATTCATAAACTTTATTGAGAAGTAATGATATTCAGCTGGAAAACATTTCTGATACAAGGGTTTTACGAGTTAATCGAATATTTAGTGAGTTTCGCTTAAGATCCTAAAGATACAGGACTTGAACTATCTGTTATTTGTTGTCCTGCTCGCGTTACTGGAATGCATGTGAACATGAAATAAGCATTTCCCATATAGACCATATAAAACCACGATATACGAATTGCGAATTGATGGAATGCTATTTTTGCGTTTACAATATTGTTCAATTTTTCAATATGGCGTCGATCGAATGAATCTGTGAGCCGCACTTACAATTTCATCAGGGGACAAAATGCCGAACTGTACGCGCTTCACCTGGCGCAACGGCGCCTTCGAGTCCGTGGGGGTGCTCATCCTGGTCGTCAGCGATACTGGTGGCCACTAGACCAAAGTGGAGCCTGctttcggtgtgtgtgtgcggtttttttttgttccaccttttttttgcttttgctttttctgcTGCGTCGTCACACTTTTCACCTCGTGCAAAAGGCAAGGGATACGACCGGGAAGGGAAAAGAAGGAGCTCGAAAAACGCGAAAGCCCAAATAGAAGGCTGGGTAAACAATCACTGTTTGTTGCTGGCACGCTGGGCGTGCATTCTATACCAGTCGGGCCCTACAGGCGATTGCGAATGCGAATTAGCCCGTTTTTTCAGACGCGATGCGATGTGAAAATGCGGACAACGCCGACCGAAAAGTGTGACTGCAGGGCGAGCGGCGAAATACCATACCATATTGCGGTCGTTGTAGCAGGGTTGCCAGACTGACGTTTTTTAGCTATAtcttttatataaatatatctattAGTATTAGTTAGtaatttaacaaataaattaaatgcagcacattaaaatcaaattgacTCTCATAGTCAGTGAGAAAGGCCAGTACCTGTTGAATATTTTGAACTATCTTTTAGCACTTCACTTCTAGCTTCCCTCCCGCCATCTTAGCACCTCTGCGAACGCgtcagtggcagtggcagctgCGGCACCAGTGTTGGTTGTCAAGAGCGGTCAAGCAATCAGCTGTGTTGTGCGATCCAATTCGGGCATTAGTAGTTACGACAACAATAAATCGCAATTGAGAAGGATGAGCGAGGCCGGCACCAGCGCGGATGCAGTGGCCGCCGAGAAGGAGCGCAAGTTCCGCATCCAGGGTAGGTGGTTCTCCAAACACATACAGACACACGCATATATATCAGCCAGCAACTGACTGAAGTACAACTCCATTTCATCCTCCTTTCTAGCCGCCGCCTTTCTGGGTTTGGTGGGCGGGGTGTCCGCTCTGTTCGGCTTCTCGCGCACGCTGGCCACCGCCAAGAAGACGGATAGCAAGGTCCTCCAGCAGGCTGGAACGCGGCAAGGCATGATCCTGATGGACGAGGGCGCCACCCTGGCCCTGCGGGCGCTGGGCTGGGGCACACTGTACGCCGTGATGGGCACCGGCGCCTTCTGCTACGGCTTCTGGAAGCTATCCGGAGCCAAGGATGTGAGCATGCCTCCGATTTGTTCAATGAATTTCGCTTTAAATCTTTCGTTTCGTTCGCAGTTCCAGGAGTTCCGCCTCAA
The DNA window shown above is from Drosophila melanogaster chromosome X and carries:
- the CG11699 gene encoding uncharacterized protein, isoform B, producing MSEAGTSADAVAAEKERKFRIQAAAFLGLVGGVSALFGFSRTLATAKKTDSKVLQQAGTRQGMILMDEGATLALRALGWGTLYAVMGTGAFCYGFWKLSGAKDFQEFRLKMGNALPRITKDEPPASRTDFESLTDLMKYLAAWNKE